The DNA region TTAAGAAAGCCTTGGAAAAAAACAAAAAAGGGAAAAACAATTGGTGGAATTATAAGACCTATAAAAAGGGTGGGTTTATACATTCCCTGTGGCAAATTCCCCCTTGTCTCAACTTTACTTATGACAGCAATTCCAGCAAAGATAGCTGGTGTTTCTGAGATTGCTGTAGCTTGTCCTTCACCAATAAATCCCTACATTCTTGGAGTATGCCATCTTCTTGAAATCAATGAGGTCTATCAAATGGGAGGAGCTCAGGCAATTGCAGCCCTTGCCTATGGAACAGAAACAATAAAAAGGGTTGATTTAATAGCAGGCCCTGGGAATATCTATGTAACAATTGCAAAGAGGCTTGTTTTTGGCGATGTTGGAATTGACCTTCTAGCAGGTCCATCAGAAATTTTGATAATTGCAGATTCCTCTTGTAATCCTTCTTTTGTAAGCCTTGACCTTTCTGCCCAAGCAGAGCATGGAATTGGTGGATTTTCTATATTGATTACAACATCAGAAAGCCTTGCAAAAGAGGTTGAAAAAAATGTAGGCGATAAGGCAACAATAATAATTACAAAAAATTTGGGCGATGCTTGTTTTCTTTCCAATCTATTCTCTCCTGAACACCTTTGCCTCTATACAAAAAATCCAGAAACCCTCCTTAAAAAAATTGAAAACGCAGGTGCTATATTTCTTGGGGAGTATTCTCCTGTTGCATTGGGCGATTATATTGCAGGACCATCCCATGTGCTTCCAACATCCCAAACAGCAAGGTTTTTGGAAGGCCTTTCGGTTTCTTCCTTTCAAAAGAGGATTTCTCTTATTTCATATAGCAAAGATG from bacterium includes:
- the hisD gene encoding histidinol dehydrogenase, with the protein product MGILRYSEDKKVIEEIKNKGFDEKIIEKTKEIIFEVKKNGDASILKFTKQFDKISLSSLRVDERELSLAYKEIKKEDILAIKKAIKNISDFHKKQLRKPWKKTKKGKTIGGIIRPIKRVGLYIPCGKFPLVSTLLMTAIPAKIAGVSEIAVACPSPINPYILGVCHLLEINEVYQMGGAQAIAALAYGTETIKRVDLIAGPGNIYVTIAKRLVFGDVGIDLLAGPSEILIIADSSCNPSFVSLDLSAQAEHGIGGFSILITTSESLAKEVEKNVGDKATIIITKNLGDACFLSNLFSPEHLCLYTKNPETLLKKIENAGAIFLGEYSPVALGDYIAGPSHVLPTSQTARFLEGLSVSSFQKRISLISYSKDGVLEDRDAIRLAEIEGLIKHKESMKARIDAL